A single window of Triplophysa dalaica isolate WHDGS20190420 chromosome 14, ASM1584641v1, whole genome shotgun sequence DNA harbors:
- the LOC130435906 gene encoding protein tilB homolog, with protein MSESSSGVITSSESFPKSQSHFSELSDTHTPLSVELTPDSGIVATPLPSSRFRFASWHCLEEHDVRGDQLACPRVREGPAEEELSVNSEDIFLRGGRRKRREEGTQKWEERLQENWENCAVLNLSYQDLGDPYQLENFTRILKRLIRVEHLQLVDNSLKDLSSVRLPRCKILNLHRNHLTSVRQLPKVPAIQHLCLSENSISSLSELCLLRNTPLRSLTLKRNPCQFLEHYRSRVFACLPNLLVLDGIPKLPEDCVPPPSPAAARFCIIL; from the exons TTCCTCTGGAGTGATTACCAGCAGTGAAAGTTTTCCTAAGTCTCAATCTCACTTCTCTGAGTTAAGCGATACACACACTCCTCTCTCGGTGGAACTGACTCCAGACTCCGGCATTGTTGCCACACCA CTGCCATCCAGTCGGTTCAGGTTCGCCTCGTGGCACTGTTTAGAGGAGCATGATGTGCGTGGAGACCAGCTCGCCTGCCCAAGAGTCAGAGAGG GCCCCGCTGAAGAGGAGCTGTCTGTTAACAGCGAAGACATATTTCTCAGAGGCGGCaggagaaagaggagagagGAGGGAACACAGAAATGGGAGGAGAGACTTCAGGAGAACTGGGAGAACTGTGCG GTACTGAACTTGTCTTATCAGGATCTGGGTGATCCATACCAGCTAGAGAACTTTACTCGTATTCTGAAGAGACTCATTCGAGTGGAACATCTTCAGCTGGTGGACAACTCCCTGAAAGATCTCAGTTCTGTCAGACTGCCAAG ATGTAAAATCCTAAATCTTCATCGGAACCATTTGACGTCCGTCCGTCAGCTGCCAAAAGTTCCCGCTATCCAGCACTTGTGCCTGTCTGAAAACAGTATTTCCTCCCTGAGTGAGTTGTGTCTGCTGAGGAACACGCCGCTGCGGTCTCTGACCCTGAAACGCAACCCCTGCCAGTTTCTGGAGCACTACCGCTCACG CGTGTTCGCCTGTTTGCCAAACCTCCTGGTTCTGGATGGCATCCCAAAGCTGCCGGAAGATTGCGTTCCTCCTCCGTCACCGGCGGCAGCCAGGTTTTGTATTATTCTGTGA